A genome region from Nycticebus coucang isolate mNycCou1 chromosome 22, mNycCou1.pri, whole genome shotgun sequence includes the following:
- the C22H1orf174 gene encoding UPF0688 protein C1orf174 homolog isoform X1 → MRSRKLTDGVRSSVRLRARSCSASGLASAQEVTGSTSAKTACLTSSSHRATDRRTSKKFKCDKGHLVKSELQKLISKSDSASLPNVTPETRCENEPAEDGASLSGTNAAISTAPETSGLLLGHCGVVSDTGSAQTADGLRAPKHSADSAEESQDSSTVRDESAPGTEGTQTSLFQMDDSVFLDDDSSQPMPVSRFFGNVELMQDLPPVSPSCPSMSRREFRKMHFRAKDDEEEEDDAEITGPS, encoded by the exons ATGAGGAGCCGGAAG CTCACAGATGGAGTGCGATCTTCAGTGCGCCTGAGAGCCCGGAGTTGTTCAGCATCCGGGTTGGCCTCTGCCCAGGAAGTCACTGGCTCCACGTCTGCCAAGACAGCATGTCTG acTTCCTCATCACACAGGGCCACAGACAGGAGAACTTCCAAGAAGTTCAAGTGTGACAAAGGTCACCTTGTAAAGTCAGAATTACAGAAACTTATCTCTAAAAGCGATAGCGCTTCCTTGCCAAATGTAACACCCGAGACCCGCTGTGAAAATGAGCCTGCTGAGGACGGGGCCTCACTCTCGGGCACCAACGCTGCTATTTCCACAGCACCGGAGACTTCAGGTCTCCTGCTGGGTCACTGTGGAGTTGTGAGTGACACCGGCTCAGCACAGACTGCAGATGGCCTGCGCGCGCCGAAGCACAGTGCCGATTCAGCAGAAGAGTCTCAGGACAGTTCCACTGTGCGGGATGAGTCGGCGCCAGGGACAGAGGGCACGCAGACATCGCTGTTCCAGATGGACGACAGCGTCTTTCTAGATGATGACAGCAGCCAGCCGATGCCTGTGAGTCGGTTCTTCGGAAATGTGGAGCTCATGCAG GATCTGCCACCAGTGTCTCCATCTTGTCCTTCAATGAGCAGAAGAGAATTCAGAAAAATGCATTTCAGAGCCAAAGacgatgaggaggaagaggatgacGCTGAAAT TACTGGCCCATCATAG
- the C22H1orf174 gene encoding UPF0688 protein C1orf174 homolog isoform X2, with protein sequence MRSRKLTDGVRSSVRLRARSCSASGLASAQEVTGSTSAKTACLTSSSHRATDRRTSKKFKCDKGHLVKSELQKLISKSDSASLPNVTPETRCENEPAEDGASLSGTNAAISTAPETSGLLLGHCGVVSDTGSAQTADGLRAPKHSADSAEESQDSSTVRDESAPGTEGTQTSLFQMDDSVFLDDDSSQPMPVSRFFGNVELMQDLPPVSPSCPSMSRREFRKMHFRAKDDEEEEDDAEM encoded by the exons ATGAGGAGCCGGAAG CTCACAGATGGAGTGCGATCTTCAGTGCGCCTGAGAGCCCGGAGTTGTTCAGCATCCGGGTTGGCCTCTGCCCAGGAAGTCACTGGCTCCACGTCTGCCAAGACAGCATGTCTG acTTCCTCATCACACAGGGCCACAGACAGGAGAACTTCCAAGAAGTTCAAGTGTGACAAAGGTCACCTTGTAAAGTCAGAATTACAGAAACTTATCTCTAAAAGCGATAGCGCTTCCTTGCCAAATGTAACACCCGAGACCCGCTGTGAAAATGAGCCTGCTGAGGACGGGGCCTCACTCTCGGGCACCAACGCTGCTATTTCCACAGCACCGGAGACTTCAGGTCTCCTGCTGGGTCACTGTGGAGTTGTGAGTGACACCGGCTCAGCACAGACTGCAGATGGCCTGCGCGCGCCGAAGCACAGTGCCGATTCAGCAGAAGAGTCTCAGGACAGTTCCACTGTGCGGGATGAGTCGGCGCCAGGGACAGAGGGCACGCAGACATCGCTGTTCCAGATGGACGACAGCGTCTTTCTAGATGATGACAGCAGCCAGCCGATGCCTGTGAGTCGGTTCTTCGGAAATGTGGAGCTCATGCAG GATCTGCCACCAGTGTCTCCATCTTGTCCTTCAATGAGCAGAAGAGAATTCAGAAAAATGCATTTCAGAGCCAAAGacgatgaggaggaagaggatgacGCTGAAATGTAG
- the DFFB gene encoding DNA fragmentation factor subunit beta isoform X3, with the protein MLQKPKTVKLRALRSPRKFGVAGRSCQEVLRKGCLRFQLPVHSSWLCLYEDGTELTEDYFPSIPDNAELVLLTSGQTWQGCLEPRFRSKCSYLRYSCESRIRAYLREVNSYASSVGAEAQEEYTRILGAMCEKLKSMQYNGSYFDRGAKASSRLCTPEGWFSCQGPFDTDSCLSRHSINPYGNRESRVLFSTWNLDHVIEKKRTIVPTLAEAIQEQNGREIDWEYFYSLLFTSENLKLVHIACHKKTTHKLGCDPGRIYKAQAGLKRKGPARKPRPSAHTAFSPLCEA; encoded by the exons ATGCTCCAGAAACCCAAGACCGTGAAACTGCGGGCCCTGCGCAGCCCGAGGAAGTTCGGGGTGGCAGGCAGGAGCTGCCAGGAGGTGCTGCGCAAGGGATGTCTCCGGTTCCAG CTCCCAGTGCACAGCTCCTGGCTGTGTCTTTACGAGGACGGCACGGAGCTGACTGAAGACTACTTCCCTAGTATCCCCGACAATGCCGAGCTGGTGCTGCTCACCTCGGGCCAGACCTGGCAGGGTT GCTTGGAGCCCCGGTTTCGGAGTAAATGTAGCTACCTGAGGTACAGCTGTGAGAGCCGGATCCGGGCCTACCTGAGAGAG GTGAACTCCTATGCCTCCTCAGTGGGCGCAGAGGCCCAGGAGGAGTACACGCGGATCCTGGGTGCCATGTGTGAGAAGCTCAAGTCCATGCAGTACAACGGCAGCTACTTCGACAGAGGCGCAAAGGCCAGCAGCCGCCTTTGTACACCGGAAGGCTGGTTCTCCTGCCAG GGACCTTTTGACACGGACAGCTGCTTGTCGAGACACTCCATCAACCCCTACGGGAACAGAGAGAGCAGGGTCCTCTTCAGCACCTGGAACCTGGACCACGT AATAGAAAAGAAACGCACCATTGTCCCTACGCTGGCCGAAGCAATCCAGGAACAAAACGGGAGAGAAATAGACTGGGAGTATTTTTACAGCCTGCTTTTCACCTCCGAGAATCTAAAGTTGGTGCACATCGCCTGCCACAAGAAAACCACCCACAAGCTCGGCTGTGACCCAGGCAGAATCTACAAGGCCCAGGCGGGGCTGAAGCGGAAGGGGCCTGCCCGAAAACCCCGGCCAAGTGCTCACACCGCATTCTCACCCCTGTGTGAGGCCTGA
- the DFFB gene encoding DNA fragmentation factor subunit beta isoform X5, translating into MLQKPKTVKLRALRSPRKFGVAGRSCQEVLRKGCLRFQLPVHSSWLCLYEDGTELTEDYFPSIPDNAELVLLTSGQTWQGCKWQGPWRLFLCLGAACVFCWAVHLFVCPPLAADVSDIGHFLSVFHEPHAEVIQAARQLLSGEQAPLRQKLLADLLHNVSQNISAETRAEDPPWFEGLEPRFRSKCSYLRYSCESRIRAYLREVNSYASSVGAEAQEEYTRILGAMCEKLKSMQYNGSYFDRGAKASSRLCTPEGWFSCQGPFDTDSCLSRHSINPYGNRESRVLFSTWNLDHVIEKKRTIVPTLAEAIQEQNGREIDWEYFYSLLFTSENLKLVHIACHKKTTHKLGCDPGRIYKAQAGLKRKGPARKPRPSAHTAFSPLCEA; encoded by the exons ATGCTCCAGAAACCCAAGACCGTGAAACTGCGGGCCCTGCGCAGCCCGAGGAAGTTCGGGGTGGCAGGCAGGAGCTGCCAGGAGGTGCTGCGCAAGGGATGTCTCCGGTTCCAG CTCCCAGTGCACAGCTCCTGGCTGTGTCTTTACGAGGACGGCACGGAGCTGACTGAAGACTACTTCCCTAGTATCCCCGACAATGCCGAGCTGGTGCTGCTCACCTCGGGCCAGACCTGGCAGGGTTGTAAGTGGCAAGGACCTTGGAG ACTCTTCTTGTGTCTGGGGGCAGCTTGTGTCTTCTGCTGGGCTGTACACCTTTTTGTTTGTCCCCCATTGGCTGCAGATGTGAGTGACATCGGTCACTTCCTCAGTGTGTTTCATGAGCCCCATGCGGAGGTCATCCAGGCCGCCCGGCAGTTGCTGTCTGGTGAGCAGGCTCCGCTGAGGCAGAAGCTGCTGGCTGACCTCCTGCACAACGTCAGCCAGAACATCTCCGCCGAGACCCGGGCAGAGGACCCGCCATGGTTTGAAG GCTTGGAGCCCCGGTTTCGGAGTAAATGTAGCTACCTGAGGTACAGCTGTGAGAGCCGGATCCGGGCCTACCTGAGAGAG GTGAACTCCTATGCCTCCTCAGTGGGCGCAGAGGCCCAGGAGGAGTACACGCGGATCCTGGGTGCCATGTGTGAGAAGCTCAAGTCCATGCAGTACAACGGCAGCTACTTCGACAGAGGCGCAAAGGCCAGCAGCCGCCTTTGTACACCGGAAGGCTGGTTCTCCTGCCAG GGACCTTTTGACACGGACAGCTGCTTGTCGAGACACTCCATCAACCCCTACGGGAACAGAGAGAGCAGGGTCCTCTTCAGCACCTGGAACCTGGACCACGT AATAGAAAAGAAACGCACCATTGTCCCTACGCTGGCCGAAGCAATCCAGGAACAAAACGGGAGAGAAATAGACTGGGAGTATTTTTACAGCCTGCTTTTCACCTCCGAGAATCTAAAGTTGGTGCACATCGCCTGCCACAAGAAAACCACCCACAAGCTCGGCTGTGACCCAGGCAGAATCTACAAGGCCCAGGCGGGGCTGAAGCGGAAGGGGCCTGCCCGAAAACCCCGGCCAAGTGCTCACACCGCATTCTCACCCCTGTGTGAGGCCTGA
- the DFFB gene encoding DNA fragmentation factor subunit beta isoform X1, whose translation MLQKPKTVKLRALRSPRKFGVAGRSCQEVLRKGCLRFQLPVHSSWLCLYEDGTELTEDYFPSIPDNAELVLLTSGQTWQGYVSDIGHFLSVFHEPHAEVIQAARQLLSGEQAPLRQKLLADLLHNVSQNISAETRAEDPPWFEGLEPRFRSKCSYLRYSCESRIRAYLREVNSYASSVGAEAQEEYTRILGAMCEKLKSMQYNGSYFDRGAKASSRLCTPEGWFSCQGPFDTDSCLSRHSINPYGNRESRVLFSTWNLDHVIEKKRTIVPTLAEAIQEQNGREIDWEYFYSLLFTSENLKLVHIACHKKTTHKLGCDPGRIYKAQAGLKRKGPARKPRPSAHTAFSPLCEA comes from the exons ATGCTCCAGAAACCCAAGACCGTGAAACTGCGGGCCCTGCGCAGCCCGAGGAAGTTCGGGGTGGCAGGCAGGAGCTGCCAGGAGGTGCTGCGCAAGGGATGTCTCCGGTTCCAG CTCCCAGTGCACAGCTCCTGGCTGTGTCTTTACGAGGACGGCACGGAGCTGACTGAAGACTACTTCCCTAGTATCCCCGACAATGCCGAGCTGGTGCTGCTCACCTCGGGCCAGACCTGGCAGGGTT ATGTGAGTGACATCGGTCACTTCCTCAGTGTGTTTCATGAGCCCCATGCGGAGGTCATCCAGGCCGCCCGGCAGTTGCTGTCTGGTGAGCAGGCTCCGCTGAGGCAGAAGCTGCTGGCTGACCTCCTGCACAACGTCAGCCAGAACATCTCCGCCGAGACCCGGGCAGAGGACCCGCCATGGTTTGAAG GCTTGGAGCCCCGGTTTCGGAGTAAATGTAGCTACCTGAGGTACAGCTGTGAGAGCCGGATCCGGGCCTACCTGAGAGAG GTGAACTCCTATGCCTCCTCAGTGGGCGCAGAGGCCCAGGAGGAGTACACGCGGATCCTGGGTGCCATGTGTGAGAAGCTCAAGTCCATGCAGTACAACGGCAGCTACTTCGACAGAGGCGCAAAGGCCAGCAGCCGCCTTTGTACACCGGAAGGCTGGTTCTCCTGCCAG GGACCTTTTGACACGGACAGCTGCTTGTCGAGACACTCCATCAACCCCTACGGGAACAGAGAGAGCAGGGTCCTCTTCAGCACCTGGAACCTGGACCACGT AATAGAAAAGAAACGCACCATTGTCCCTACGCTGGCCGAAGCAATCCAGGAACAAAACGGGAGAGAAATAGACTGGGAGTATTTTTACAGCCTGCTTTTCACCTCCGAGAATCTAAAGTTGGTGCACATCGCCTGCCACAAGAAAACCACCCACAAGCTCGGCTGTGACCCAGGCAGAATCTACAAGGCCCAGGCGGGGCTGAAGCGGAAGGGGCCTGCCCGAAAACCCCGGCCAAGTGCTCACACCGCATTCTCACCCCTGTGTGAGGCCTGA
- the DFFB gene encoding DNA fragmentation factor subunit beta isoform X2: protein MPSWCCSPRARPGRVVSGKDLGDVSDIGHFLSVFHEPHAEVIQAARQLLSGEQAPLRQKLLADLLHNVSQNISAETRAEDPPWFEGLEPRFRSKCSYLRYSCESRIRAYLREVNSYASSVGAEAQEEYTRILGAMCEKLKSMQYNGSYFDRGAKASSRLCTPEGWFSCQGPFDTDSCLSRHSINPYGNRESRVLFSTWNLDHVIEKKRTIVPTLAEAIQEQNGREIDWEYFYSLLFTSENLKLVHIACHKKTTHKLGCDPGRIYKAQAGLKRKGPARKPRPSAHTAFSPLCEA from the exons ATGCCGAGCTGGTGCTGCTCACCTCGGGCCAGACCTGGCAGGGTTGTAAGTGGCAAGGACCTTGGAG ATGTGAGTGACATCGGTCACTTCCTCAGTGTGTTTCATGAGCCCCATGCGGAGGTCATCCAGGCCGCCCGGCAGTTGCTGTCTGGTGAGCAGGCTCCGCTGAGGCAGAAGCTGCTGGCTGACCTCCTGCACAACGTCAGCCAGAACATCTCCGCCGAGACCCGGGCAGAGGACCCGCCATGGTTTGAAG GCTTGGAGCCCCGGTTTCGGAGTAAATGTAGCTACCTGAGGTACAGCTGTGAGAGCCGGATCCGGGCCTACCTGAGAGAG GTGAACTCCTATGCCTCCTCAGTGGGCGCAGAGGCCCAGGAGGAGTACACGCGGATCCTGGGTGCCATGTGTGAGAAGCTCAAGTCCATGCAGTACAACGGCAGCTACTTCGACAGAGGCGCAAAGGCCAGCAGCCGCCTTTGTACACCGGAAGGCTGGTTCTCCTGCCAG GGACCTTTTGACACGGACAGCTGCTTGTCGAGACACTCCATCAACCCCTACGGGAACAGAGAGAGCAGGGTCCTCTTCAGCACCTGGAACCTGGACCACGT AATAGAAAAGAAACGCACCATTGTCCCTACGCTGGCCGAAGCAATCCAGGAACAAAACGGGAGAGAAATAGACTGGGAGTATTTTTACAGCCTGCTTTTCACCTCCGAGAATCTAAAGTTGGTGCACATCGCCTGCCACAAGAAAACCACCCACAAGCTCGGCTGTGACCCAGGCAGAATCTACAAGGCCCAGGCGGGGCTGAAGCGGAAGGGGCCTGCCCGAAAACCCCGGCCAAGTGCTCACACCGCATTCTCACCCCTGTGTGAGGCCTGA
- the DFFB gene encoding DNA fragmentation factor subunit beta isoform X4 — MLQKPKTVKLRALRSPRKFGVAGRSCQEVLRKGCLRFQLPVHSSWLCLYEDGTELTEDYFPSIPDNAELVLLTSGQTWQGYVSDIGHFLSVFHEPHAEVIQAARQLLSGEQAPLRQKLLADLLHNVSQNISAETRAEDPPWFEGLEPRFRSKCSYLRYSCESRIRAYLREVNSYASSVGAEAQEEYTRILGAMCEKLKSMQYNGSYFDRGAKASSRLCTPEGWFSCQGPFDTDSCLSRHSINPYGNRESRVLFSTWNLDHVKCAAAACCLWCCDSRG; from the exons ATGCTCCAGAAACCCAAGACCGTGAAACTGCGGGCCCTGCGCAGCCCGAGGAAGTTCGGGGTGGCAGGCAGGAGCTGCCAGGAGGTGCTGCGCAAGGGATGTCTCCGGTTCCAG CTCCCAGTGCACAGCTCCTGGCTGTGTCTTTACGAGGACGGCACGGAGCTGACTGAAGACTACTTCCCTAGTATCCCCGACAATGCCGAGCTGGTGCTGCTCACCTCGGGCCAGACCTGGCAGGGTT ATGTGAGTGACATCGGTCACTTCCTCAGTGTGTTTCATGAGCCCCATGCGGAGGTCATCCAGGCCGCCCGGCAGTTGCTGTCTGGTGAGCAGGCTCCGCTGAGGCAGAAGCTGCTGGCTGACCTCCTGCACAACGTCAGCCAGAACATCTCCGCCGAGACCCGGGCAGAGGACCCGCCATGGTTTGAAG GCTTGGAGCCCCGGTTTCGGAGTAAATGTAGCTACCTGAGGTACAGCTGTGAGAGCCGGATCCGGGCCTACCTGAGAGAG GTGAACTCCTATGCCTCCTCAGTGGGCGCAGAGGCCCAGGAGGAGTACACGCGGATCCTGGGTGCCATGTGTGAGAAGCTCAAGTCCATGCAGTACAACGGCAGCTACTTCGACAGAGGCGCAAAGGCCAGCAGCCGCCTTTGTACACCGGAAGGCTGGTTCTCCTGCCAG GGACCTTTTGACACGGACAGCTGCTTGTCGAGACACTCCATCAACCCCTACGGGAACAGAGAGAGCAGGGTCCTCTTCAGCACCTGGAACCTGGACCACGT GAAGTGTGCTGCGGCAGCCTGTTGCCTATGGTGCTGTGACAGCAGAGGGTGA